A single Crateriforma conspicua DNA region contains:
- a CDS encoding recombinase family protein, which yields MASRIRAVGYTRMSTGKREQETSPEQQRHEIERFAQESGYRIVQWYADDAVSGDDTRKRHGFKRMVADAENGGGFDAILVWNRERFGRFDAIESGFWSHKLRSAGVQLVTVNKGVIDWDSFAGRVTDSVDAEAKHQFLDTLSGDVSRALKIKANKGGWAFGLTPFGYILGDDSKLVPDPETSPLVPQLFDKYAAGWSLRELGDWLESKGIRTRRGKKWSPTTVSDLLANEHYLGRLTYGRTSSSKYRHKVPKGRRIDLPADQWIVVKDSHPPLVTQQQFDAVQERRKKNRRNTGPKKMNGEFALKGLVSCGCCGGPMDGWFNPQRGVRQYICRAYTKSADSCQRFIVDESDILRHVIEAIQSEVFDRLDDATMKAIRQRMTELTAQRQDVIEVDRQHMRKIENQLAQAKRRLVEVDTDMVRHVTERIRELEDEQARLSDHIAANSVDAANQVELAEQRIDAAMGLLGRLSDVVASGDYDPRPVREMVGQMVQSVTVNVVREPIGKRKHRCRLTGGVIHFRIAGMPADLARFIFGDSSTCEVRS from the coding sequence ATGGCCAGTCGTATCAGAGCCGTTGGTTACACCCGGATGAGCACGGGAAAGAGAGAACAGGAGACATCACCGGAGCAACAACGCCACGAGATTGAGCGGTTCGCCCAGGAGTCCGGTTACCGGATCGTCCAGTGGTACGCCGACGACGCCGTGTCCGGTGATGACACCCGAAAGCGTCACGGATTCAAGCGGATGGTAGCCGACGCGGAGAACGGCGGCGGGTTCGATGCGATCCTGGTTTGGAACCGTGAGCGGTTTGGTCGCTTCGATGCGATCGAGTCAGGTTTCTGGTCGCACAAACTGCGATCCGCTGGCGTCCAGTTGGTCACAGTCAACAAAGGCGTCATTGACTGGGATTCATTCGCCGGACGTGTCACCGATTCGGTCGACGCCGAAGCGAAACACCAGTTTCTTGATACGCTTTCCGGGGACGTGTCCCGCGCGCTGAAAATCAAAGCCAACAAAGGCGGCTGGGCATTCGGATTGACGCCGTTCGGCTACATCCTTGGCGACGATTCTAAGTTGGTGCCGGATCCCGAAACATCACCGCTGGTCCCACAACTGTTCGACAAGTACGCGGCCGGGTGGTCACTGCGGGAGCTTGGCGATTGGCTGGAGTCCAAAGGCATACGGACCCGTCGCGGAAAAAAGTGGTCACCCACCACGGTGTCGGATCTACTGGCCAATGAACACTACCTGGGCCGCCTGACCTACGGTCGCACGTCATCGTCGAAATATCGCCACAAGGTTCCAAAGGGGCGTCGCATCGATCTGCCGGCAGACCAATGGATCGTTGTGAAGGACAGCCACCCGCCGTTGGTGACGCAACAACAATTCGACGCGGTTCAGGAGCGTCGAAAGAAGAACCGCCGGAACACTGGACCCAAGAAGATGAACGGCGAGTTTGCCTTAAAAGGACTGGTTTCGTGCGGCTGTTGTGGCGGCCCGATGGATGGCTGGTTTAATCCACAACGTGGCGTCCGCCAATACATCTGTCGGGCCTACACCAAGTCGGCGGATTCTTGCCAGCGGTTTATCGTCGATGAGTCCGACATTCTGCGGCACGTCATCGAGGCGATCCAATCGGAAGTGTTCGACCGCCTGGACGATGCCACGATGAAAGCAATACGCCAGCGGATGACCGAACTGACGGCCCAACGCCAGGACGTCATCGAGGTGGACCGCCAGCACATGCGGAAAATCGAAAACCAGCTTGCACAAGCAAAACGCCGCCTCGTGGAAGTCGACACGGACATGGTGCGCCACGTCACCGAGCGGATCCGGGAGCTTGAAGACGAACAGGCCCGCCTGTCCGACCATATCGCCGCTAACAGCGTCGACGCGGCAAACCAAGTGGAATTGGCCGAACAGCGTATCGACGCGGCCATGGGGCTGCTGGGGCGTCTGAGCGATGTCGTGGCGTCGGGCGATTACGATCCGCGCCCCGTTCGGGAGATGGTCGGCCAGATGGTTCAATCGGTGACGGTCAACGTCGTGCGTGAGCCGATCGGGAAACGAAAGCACCGGTGCCGACTGACCGGCGGCGTGATTCACTTTCGCATCGCGGGAATGCCGGCGGATCTGGCCCGATTCATATTCGGGGATTCGTCAACTTGTGAAGTCCGAAGTTGA
- a CDS encoding SGNH/GDSL hydrolase family protein — MQPITFRFVAHAILLLFGTLGLAGPAWSQSQIQKIAQPDKVDASLPNVLLIGDSISIGYTTAVRSQLSGVANVYRPPTNCGPTTRGVEQIDQWLGDRKWDVIHFNFGLHKLTNPRI, encoded by the coding sequence ATGCAACCCATCACGTTTCGCTTCGTCGCTCACGCCATCCTCTTGCTCTTCGGCACTCTCGGTTTGGCCGGACCGGCATGGTCACAATCGCAGATTCAAAAAATCGCACAACCGGACAAGGTCGACGCATCGTTGCCGAACGTCTTGTTGATCGGCGACAGCATCTCGATCGGCTACACCACCGCGGTGCGAAGCCAGTTGTCGGGCGTCGCCAACGTTTACCGGCCGCCGACCAATTGCGGGCCGACGACTCGCGGCGTCGAACAGATCGATCAGTGGTTGGGGGACCGCAAGTGGGACGTGATCCATTTCAACTTCGGACTTCACAAGTTGACGAATCCCCGAATATGA
- the thiE gene encoding thiamine phosphate synthase, producing MSESVYRILDASLNRVGEGLRTLEEYARFVLDHPAHSATGKQLRHDLAIAAGRLSRVRLLSARDTTGDVGTTIGLDSEASRESITAVVHAATGRTGQSLRCLEEYGKCIDVDFAADIERLRYVFYDWSARLGVIAESGQADRGASRRKRIRDARLYFLIDAMSSDEALASHVAALADAGVDVFQLRDRSASDRTLFRRSLAGAKAAGEAGALWVVNDRADIAAASGADGVHVGQDELPIGATRGVVGPDVLIGVSTHDVDQATEAVRGGADYIGCGPVFAGRTKSFDAYVGPAFLSDIVALDLDIPAFAIGGIDAGNVRSVLDAGCVRIAVTGALRDADDPVAATRVLKATLLGK from the coding sequence ATGAGTGAATCAGTTTATCGCATTCTGGATGCGTCTCTGAACCGCGTCGGCGAAGGCTTGCGGACGCTGGAGGAATACGCCCGTTTCGTCCTGGACCATCCGGCACACAGTGCGACGGGCAAGCAGCTGCGTCACGACTTGGCCATCGCGGCCGGCCGTTTGTCAAGGGTCCGTCTGTTGTCGGCTCGTGACACCACCGGTGATGTGGGCACGACGATCGGGCTGGACAGCGAAGCGAGTCGCGAAAGCATCACGGCGGTCGTTCACGCGGCCACCGGGCGGACCGGCCAAAGTCTGCGTTGTCTGGAAGAGTACGGCAAATGTATCGATGTCGACTTTGCGGCCGACATCGAACGGTTGCGATACGTGTTCTATGACTGGTCGGCACGTCTGGGCGTCATCGCCGAATCGGGCCAAGCCGATCGCGGGGCGAGCCGACGCAAACGTATTCGCGACGCACGACTGTATTTTCTGATCGACGCGATGTCGTCCGACGAAGCGTTGGCGTCGCATGTTGCCGCGCTGGCCGATGCGGGGGTGGACGTGTTTCAGTTGCGGGATCGATCGGCCAGCGACCGGACGTTGTTCCGGCGTTCGCTGGCCGGTGCGAAAGCTGCCGGCGAGGCGGGCGCGCTGTGGGTGGTCAATGATCGTGCGGACATTGCCGCCGCGTCGGGTGCCGACGGGGTTCACGTGGGCCAAGACGAATTGCCCATCGGTGCGACCCGCGGTGTGGTGGGTCCGGACGTGTTGATCGGCGTGTCCACGCATGATGTGGACCAGGCGACCGAAGCGGTGCGTGGCGGCGCGGACTACATCGGCTGTGGACCCGTGTTTGCCGGGCGTACGAAATCGTTCGACGCGTACGTCGGACCGGCGTTTCTGTCGGACATTGTCGCATTGGATCTGGACATTCCCGCGTTTGCGATCGGCGGGATCGATGCGGGAAATGTCCGGTCCGTGCTCGACGCGGGGTGTGTCCGGATTGCGGTCACCGGGGCGCTGCGAGATGCCGACGATCCGGTGGCGGCGACGCGAGTGTTGAAAGCGACGCTGTTGGGGAAGTGA
- a CDS encoding PP2C family protein-serine/threonine phosphatase, translated as MRSDESAIRLAKTHAYGMTDVGRKRRVNQDQFLIAQLNKSMLVTSTSLPLNHRSRLYGGIQGLLFLVADGMGGHAAGEKASSLAIDNLITQLLNSVHWFFQIDHDCEEDFIDDLKELLKNTHRRILSESAVNADQQGMGTTLTMAHVVWPRLYVVHAGDSRCYLIRGGECQQLTTDHTLARKLVESGGLKPEDEATSRWSNVLWNVLGGQNEDGDLIAEVRRATLEPGDTILLCSDGLYRYLDEATLASVVSGSDDLPAICQDLINRANDAGGEDNVTVVLARPCQSQLGCSESAMQSSAGSGDTNTNDNDPSKLSDTDPLIQPGQIAQDVSRDGQLAPGPDSANPRGGDFLPGDVGPVIRDTRGNDDGIEDTLPG; from the coding sequence ATGAGATCCGACGAATCCGCCATCCGACTGGCCAAAACGCACGCTTACGGCATGACGGATGTCGGCCGCAAACGGCGCGTCAACCAGGATCAGTTTCTGATCGCTCAGCTGAACAAATCGATGCTGGTCACCTCGACCAGTTTGCCGCTGAACCATCGGTCACGGCTGTACGGCGGCATCCAGGGTCTGCTGTTCTTGGTCGCCGACGGGATGGGCGGGCATGCGGCGGGCGAGAAGGCCAGTTCGCTGGCGATCGACAACTTGATCACCCAGTTGCTGAACAGTGTCCACTGGTTCTTTCAGATCGATCACGACTGTGAAGAAGACTTCATCGATGACTTGAAGGAGTTGCTGAAGAACACGCACCGCCGGATCTTGTCCGAATCCGCGGTCAACGCCGACCAACAAGGCATGGGGACCACCCTGACCATGGCTCACGTGGTCTGGCCGCGGCTGTACGTCGTGCATGCGGGCGACAGCCGGTGTTACCTGATCCGTGGTGGGGAGTGCCAACAGTTGACGACCGACCACACGCTGGCCCGCAAGTTGGTGGAATCGGGCGGCTTGAAACCGGAAGACGAAGCGACCAGTCGGTGGAGCAACGTGTTGTGGAACGTGCTGGGCGGCCAAAACGAAGACGGTGATTTGATCGCCGAGGTCCGCCGGGCGACGCTGGAACCGGGCGACACGATTCTGTTGTGCAGCGACGGGCTGTACCGCTATTTGGACGAAGCCACTTTGGCCAGTGTGGTTTCCGGTTCGGATGACTTGCCGGCGATCTGCCAAGACTTGATCAACCGAGCCAACGACGCGGGCGGCGAAGACAACGTCACGGTCGTGCTGGCGCGGCCTTGTCAGTCACAACTGGGTTGCAGCGAATCGGCGATGCAGTCATCCGCCGGCAGCGGGGACACGAACACCAACGACAACGATCCGTCCAAACTGTCGGACACCGATCCGCTGATCCAGCCGGGCCAGATCGCCCAGGACGTGTCGCGCGACGGACAGCTCGCACCCGGACCGGATTCGGCGAACCCGCGGGGCGGCGATTTTCTCCCTGGAGATGTCGGCCCGGTGATCCGAGACACTCGCGGCAACGACGACGGCATCGAAGACACCTTACCGGGATGA
- a CDS encoding DMT family transporter yields the protein MIAFIARHLIPRRSTAATGATVLHRDVASSGVEPAKAAVAYRSPQPVSSDPSIGVIGGAAFGLLAAVLYTGANVALRGSVNINPFLVSAVKAAPTVICLTPLLAWMWARQKTLYTSLAMAPRFMLVALIGQFIGNAAFQWALGSIGLAASVPITLGTLLIGGAILGRVILGEPVRARSMIAILVLIAAVLVLSSPDASQIPSDSTAPIPTWMGALCAAASGAAYALFGTVMRQSMSRGLSAPLTMWISGMVGTISLWSITTVTVSGEEWSALTAQQWQTMAIAGIFNFTAFVSLSFALKALPVVAVNLINASQVAMAAIAGVILFGEPVTTSLVTGIALTFAGLCVLANRKHRRNRTSR from the coding sequence ATGATTGCTTTCATCGCGAGGCATCTGATTCCGCGACGATCGACCGCTGCGACCGGCGCAACGGTTTTGCACAGGGACGTCGCGTCGTCGGGTGTCGAGCCGGCAAAGGCGGCCGTCGCCTATCGATCACCGCAACCGGTTTCGTCCGATCCGTCGATCGGCGTCATCGGCGGTGCCGCGTTCGGGTTGCTTGCGGCGGTGTTGTACACGGGGGCCAACGTCGCACTGCGGGGGTCGGTCAATATCAACCCGTTCTTGGTGTCCGCGGTCAAAGCGGCACCGACGGTGATTTGCTTGACGCCACTGTTGGCTTGGATGTGGGCGCGGCAAAAGACGCTGTACACCAGCCTGGCGATGGCCCCGCGGTTCATGCTGGTCGCTCTGATCGGCCAATTCATCGGCAACGCCGCGTTTCAGTGGGCACTGGGCAGCATCGGCTTGGCGGCGTCGGTGCCGATCACGTTGGGCACGCTATTGATCGGCGGCGCGATCCTTGGCCGAGTCATCTTGGGCGAACCGGTGCGTGCCCGATCGATGATCGCGATCCTGGTTTTGATCGCGGCGGTGTTGGTGTTGTCGTCGCCCGATGCGTCCCAAATCCCCAGCGATTCGACCGCGCCGATTCCGACCTGGATGGGTGCCCTGTGCGCCGCCGCATCGGGTGCCGCCTATGCCTTGTTCGGCACCGTGATGCGTCAATCGATGTCGCGGGGATTATCGGCGCCGCTGACGATGTGGATCAGCGGGATGGTCGGTACGATTTCGTTGTGGTCGATCACGACGGTGACGGTGAGCGGCGAAGAGTGGTCGGCGCTGACGGCACAGCAGTGGCAGACGATGGCGATCGCGGGGATCTTTAACTTCACCGCGTTCGTGTCGCTATCATTCGCGCTCAAGGCGTTGCCCGTCGTGGCGGTGAATTTGATCAACGCGTCACAGGTGGCCATGGCGGCGATCGCGGGCGTGATCCTGTTCGGCGAACCGGTGACCACGTCGCTGGTGACCGGTATCGCATTGACCTTTGCCGGATTGTGCGTGTTGGCGAATCGCAAGCATCGGCGAAACCGAACGAGCCGTTGA
- a CDS encoding esterase-like activity of phytase family protein yields MAFRDTASHRILDDWLTPAITVVLAFVVNRPGHADEAPTIDSVVLQDDALTESSGLAWSNRSKHHVWTHNDSGGRAELFAFDIRTGKRTGHCDMPSVRAVDWEAMAAMIDDDGVPKLIVADCGDNRRAREHIVLHVIDETPVQQDVRLAENQIRSVRVRFPAGPMDCEAVAVDAQSKKLWLIGKGFLPRAVVVSVPLAWVLSGKETVVAKSGGTLAIPMVTGMDIDRDSGDWWLCSYFNLFHIRSDATRGDDLRSWPVTVLPTVKLKQIEAVAVAPDGRVWVSSEGVPCRMAVAADAAPSTQPQH; encoded by the coding sequence GTGGCTTTTCGCGACACCGCATCCCACCGAATTCTGGACGACTGGTTGACCCCGGCCATCACCGTCGTCCTAGCATTTGTCGTCAACCGACCCGGACACGCCGACGAAGCCCCAACGATCGACTCGGTCGTGTTGCAGGATGATGCGCTGACCGAAAGCAGCGGGCTGGCTTGGTCGAATCGGTCCAAGCATCACGTTTGGACGCACAACGATTCAGGCGGTCGCGCCGAATTGTTCGCCTTCGACATCCGCACGGGCAAGCGGACCGGCCACTGCGACATGCCGTCGGTCCGGGCGGTCGACTGGGAAGCCATGGCCGCAATGATCGACGACGACGGAGTGCCCAAGCTGATCGTGGCCGACTGTGGCGACAACCGCCGAGCGCGTGAACACATCGTGCTGCACGTCATCGACGAAACTCCGGTGCAACAGGATGTTCGCTTGGCCGAGAATCAGATTCGATCCGTCCGCGTGCGTTTCCCCGCCGGCCCGATGGATTGCGAAGCGGTGGCGGTTGATGCGCAATCGAAAAAACTGTGGCTGATCGGCAAAGGGTTCTTGCCTCGCGCGGTCGTGGTGTCGGTCCCGTTGGCGTGGGTGCTATCGGGAAAAGAAACCGTGGTGGCCAAGTCAGGGGGAACCCTGGCGATCCCGATGGTGACGGGGATGGACATCGATCGCGATTCGGGCGACTGGTGGTTGTGCAGCTATTTCAATTTGTTTCACATCCGATCCGATGCGACCCGCGGTGACGACCTCCGTTCTTGGCCAGTCACGGTATTGCCCACGGTCAAACTGAAACAGATCGAAGCCGTCGCCGTCGCGCCGGACGGTCGCGTTTGGGTCAGCAGCGAAGGCGTGCCCTGTCGCATGGCCGTCGCCGCCGATGCGGCACCCTCCACCCAGCCCCAACACTGA
- the cyaB gene encoding class IV adenylate cyclase, which yields MIEVEQKYHIADADALVQELIQLGAESAGDAEHHQDTYYNHPSRDFAESREAFRVRRIDGRAWITYKGQRLPGAIKARREIEMPIGRDQRDSIEFEDMLVLLSFRRVATVTKSRRTFRLSAGETDAAGNALPPITVAVDRVENLGDFAELEWVAQDESHVEAARQRIERLSGRLSLGDAEQHSYLTLLLQQLPESD from the coding sequence GTGATCGAAGTCGAACAGAAGTATCACATTGCCGACGCCGACGCCCTGGTCCAAGAATTGATCCAGTTGGGTGCCGAGTCGGCCGGCGACGCGGAGCATCACCAAGACACGTATTACAACCATCCATCGCGTGACTTTGCCGAAAGCCGCGAAGCCTTTCGGGTCCGCCGGATCGATGGGCGGGCATGGATCACGTACAAGGGCCAGCGTTTGCCGGGCGCGATCAAAGCGCGGCGGGAAATCGAGATGCCGATCGGACGCGACCAGCGGGATTCGATCGAATTCGAAGACATGTTGGTGCTGCTGAGTTTTCGCCGGGTCGCCACGGTCACCAAATCACGGCGGACGTTTCGGCTGTCGGCCGGCGAAACCGATGCCGCCGGCAACGCCTTGCCGCCGATCACCGTCGCGGTCGACCGTGTGGAAAACTTGGGCGACTTTGCCGAATTGGAATGGGTCGCCCAGGACGAATCACACGTCGAAGCGGCCCGGCAGCGGATCGAACGCCTGTCCGGACGCCTGTCGCTGGGCGATGCCGAACAACACAGTTACTTGACGTTATTGCTGCAACAGTTGCCAGAATCAGATTGA
- a CDS encoding NHL repeat-containing protein, which translates to MNPICSRPADRRGTSRRKFLQTAAATAVAAPAVFTAKRSAAQDVIGDGEFTYRCDHQCVQLPDQYTWQTTHNVAVDPDDNVYVIHEGDVRKQQHPSIFVFDADGKFIHAFGQQFQGGGHGLDIRVESGTPFLYVTGYQMVKTIAKMTLDGELVWQQYAPMQSGAYLPGEASDTKRGWGRQNFLPTNFAFLPDGDCLLADGYGSYLIHRYTADGVWKSCFGGQGEGQGTFNLPHGLWVDTRGDEAEIAVADRAHNQIQTFTLDGQYKKTVTGFGLPANLDTHEDWMLVPELVARVSIIDKNHNTVVTLGDDRERILADKEANKGFTIRTDESKWQQNKFVHPHDACFDSSGNIYVAEWVKTGRVTKLTRV; encoded by the coding sequence ATGAATCCGATCTGTTCACGACCCGCCGATCGCCGCGGCACCAGCCGTCGCAAGTTCTTGCAAACCGCCGCCGCAACCGCCGTGGCGGCACCGGCAGTTTTCACCGCCAAACGCTCGGCCGCCCAAGACGTCATCGGCGACGGTGAATTCACCTATCGCTGTGACCACCAATGCGTCCAGTTGCCCGATCAATACACCTGGCAAACGACCCACAACGTGGCCGTCGATCCGGATGACAACGTGTATGTGATCCATGAAGGCGATGTTCGCAAACAACAGCATCCGTCGATTTTTGTGTTCGATGCCGACGGAAAATTCATTCATGCATTCGGACAACAATTCCAAGGCGGCGGTCACGGTTTGGACATCCGTGTCGAATCAGGGACGCCGTTTCTGTATGTGACCGGATACCAGATGGTCAAAACGATTGCCAAGATGACGCTGGACGGCGAACTGGTGTGGCAACAATACGCTCCGATGCAAAGCGGCGCTTACCTGCCAGGCGAAGCCAGCGATACGAAGCGTGGATGGGGACGCCAAAACTTTTTGCCCACCAACTTTGCCTTCTTGCCCGACGGTGATTGCTTGCTGGCCGACGGTTACGGAAGTTATTTGATCCACCGCTACACCGCCGACGGTGTTTGGAAGTCATGCTTCGGCGGACAAGGCGAAGGGCAGGGCACTTTCAATTTGCCCCACGGCCTTTGGGTCGACACGCGGGGTGACGAAGCCGAAATTGCGGTCGCCGATCGCGCCCACAATCAAATCCAAACCTTCACGCTCGATGGCCAGTACAAAAAGACCGTGACCGGATTTGGTCTGCCCGCCAACTTGGATACTCACGAAGACTGGATGTTGGTGCCCGAATTGGTCGCCCGTGTTTCGATCATCGACAAGAACCACAACACGGTGGTGACGTTGGGCGATGACCGCGAGCGTATCTTGGCGGACAAAGAAGCCAACAAAGGATTCACGATTCGCACCGATGAATCCAAGTGGCAGCAGAACAAGTTCGTCCACCCGCACGATGCCTGCTTCGATTCGTCAGGCAACATCTATGTGGCCGAATGGGTGAAGACCGGCAGGGTCACAAAGTTGACCCGGGTGTGA
- a CDS encoding SOS response-associated peptidase yields the protein MCGRFTLRTPPAAWCQLFLIDPDAVDPDGEPEASSPEPTATASSDSWKPRYNIAPTQIIDAVVQDEAGGPRRHARYRWGLLPPWAKDLSMAARMINARSETVDEKPSFKKAFAQRRCLIPADGYIEWKKQTDGKQPFLAHRHDDAVFAFAGLCERNRQATGDLIESCTILTTRPNAVTGRIHDRMPVVLMPEDYTRWLDPNFRDTDALKELLVAPEESFFELTAVSRRVNNARNNDAACLEPVDADP from the coding sequence ATGTGCGGACGTTTCACGCTTCGGACACCTCCGGCCGCTTGGTGCCAACTGTTTCTGATCGACCCGGACGCAGTCGATCCAGACGGCGAACCCGAAGCATCCAGCCCGGAACCCACCGCGACTGCGTCTTCGGACTCGTGGAAGCCACGCTACAACATCGCCCCCACCCAGATCATCGACGCGGTGGTCCAGGACGAAGCCGGCGGACCACGACGCCATGCCCGGTACCGATGGGGATTGTTGCCGCCCTGGGCCAAAGACCTGTCGATGGCCGCGCGGATGATCAACGCCCGCAGCGAAACGGTGGACGAGAAACCGTCGTTCAAAAAAGCCTTTGCCCAGCGACGCTGTCTGATTCCCGCCGACGGTTACATCGAATGGAAAAAGCAAACCGACGGGAAGCAACCGTTCCTGGCCCACCGGCATGACGACGCGGTCTTTGCCTTTGCCGGTCTGTGTGAACGTAACCGCCAGGCGACCGGTGATCTGATCGAAAGTTGTACGATCCTGACCACGCGTCCCAACGCGGTGACCGGCCGAATTCACGATCGCATGCCTGTCGTGTTGATGCCCGAGGATTACACACGTTGGTTGGACCCGAACTTTCGCGATACCGATGCGTTGAAAGAACTGTTGGTTGCACCGGAGGAAAGCTTCTTTGAATTGACCGCGGTGTCCCGGCGGGTGAACAACGCACGCAACAACGACGCCGCTTGTCTGGAACCGGTCGACGCGGACCCTTGA
- a CDS encoding TrkH family potassium uptake protein: MLQRVCQGGRLAVGRDRFAGNAAELRTIAGGDGSDVAAATGEALNFQLLFRVLGTISLLIGASMTFSLPFSLPALADRTHLPAASQVEWRAVYALLGSMGICFLVGGILRLCGRKHRGGPLYQKEAMAIVGLSWVMATVLGALPFYLSRTQIADDDPITFIEAMFESQSGFSTTGATVLTNLEDPDMVPHCILFWRSWTHFLGGLGIVVLFVAILGQGSAGKAMMRAEMPGPTKEGSMPRMQHTALIFAAIYIGLNAVLTVVYMAEGMSLFDGLCHAFGTMATGGFSTYNASLGGFQSPLIEYTTIVFMVIAGTNFTLLYLTMIGGPRRLLHDVEFRTYMLIIGGVTLAVIFFGMRAADPGFENVATSLRNGMFQVVSVLTTTGYGTADFDQWNNFGRGILLLLMFVGGCAGSTGGGMKVIRHVLFYKVLRQEIEKAHRPRVVRPLRVGGQTVDDPGLPHSIVVYFSLILAIFVFSWLLLITFEPNETWGAAAAASGDGLAAQSTLDEKLLDCASAVAATLNNIGPGLGVVGATQNYAGFSQGAKLLFVWLMMLGRVEVFSVLVLVFPTFWRRV; the protein is encoded by the coding sequence ATGTTGCAACGGGTGTGCCAGGGCGGGCGGCTCGCCGTCGGGCGGGACAGGTTTGCGGGGAACGCGGCAGAGCTTAGAACCATTGCTGGCGGGGATGGTTCGGACGTCGCTGCAGCCACCGGAGAAGCCTTGAACTTTCAGTTATTGTTCCGCGTCTTGGGCACGATCAGCTTGTTGATCGGCGCCTCGATGACTTTCAGTTTGCCGTTCTCGTTGCCCGCGTTGGCCGACCGGACGCATTTGCCGGCCGCGTCGCAGGTCGAATGGCGTGCGGTTTACGCCTTGCTGGGCAGCATGGGCATTTGCTTTCTGGTCGGCGGGATCCTGCGGTTGTGCGGCCGCAAGCATCGTGGCGGGCCGCTGTATCAAAAGGAAGCGATGGCGATCGTCGGGCTGTCGTGGGTGATGGCGACGGTCCTGGGTGCCCTGCCCTTTTATCTCAGCCGCACCCAGATCGCCGACGACGATCCGATCACCTTCATTGAAGCGATGTTCGAGTCCCAGTCGGGGTTCAGCACGACCGGCGCGACGGTGCTGACGAATTTGGAAGACCCCGACATGGTGCCCCACTGCATTTTGTTTTGGCGGTCATGGACTCACTTCTTGGGCGGTCTGGGAATCGTCGTTTTGTTCGTCGCGATCCTGGGCCAAGGGTCCGCTGGTAAAGCGATGATGCGGGCGGAAATGCCGGGACCGACCAAGGAAGGCAGCATGCCGCGGATGCAACACACCGCGTTGATCTTTGCCGCGATCTACATCGGTCTGAATGCCGTGTTGACGGTGGTTTACATGGCCGAAGGCATGTCGTTGTTCGACGGGTTGTGTCACGCCTTTGGCACGATGGCGACGGGCGGTTTCAGCACGTACAACGCCAGTTTGGGCGGATTCCAAAGCCCGCTGATCGAATACACGACGATCGTCTTCATGGTCATCGCGGGGACGAATTTTACGTTGCTGTATTTGACAATGATCGGCGGCCCACGGCGGTTGTTGCACGACGTGGAATTTCGCACTTACATGTTGATCATCGGCGGCGTCACGTTGGCGGTGATCTTCTTCGGCATGCGGGCGGCCGACCCGGGATTTGAAAACGTCGCCACGTCATTGCGTAACGGCATGTTCCAAGTCGTGTCGGTGTTGACGACGACCGGATACGGCACCGCGGACTTTGACCAGTGGAACAACTTTGGCCGCGGCATTTTGTTGTTGCTGATGTTCGTCGGCGGTTGTGCCGGCAGCACGGGCGGCGGCATGAAGGTCATCCGGCACGTGCTGTTTTACAAAGTGCTGCGACAAGAGATCGAAAAAGCGCATCGGCCGCGGGTGGTGCGACCGCTGCGGGTGGGCGGCCAGACGGTCGATGACCCCGGATTGCCGCACAGCATCGTGGTCTATTTTTCGTTGATCTTGGCGATCTTTGTTTTCTCGTGGTTGTTGCTGATCACGTTCGAGCCCAACGAGACGTGGGGTGCCGCCGCGGCGGCCAGTGGCGACGGATTGGCGGCCCAAAGCACGCTGGACGAAAAGCTGTTGGACTGTGCCAGCGCGGTCGCCGCGACATTGAACAACATCGGCCCGGGACTGGGCGTTGTCGGGGCGACGCAAAACTATGCGGGGTTCAGCCAGGGTGCAAAATTGTTGTTCGTCTGGTTGATGATGCTGGGCCGTGTGGAAGTGTTCAGTGTGCTGGTCCTGGTCTTTCCGACGTTTTGGCGTCGGGTTTGA